CTACCCCGGGACCACCGACGATCTGCTCCGGGGACTCCTGGAGAAGTCCGGCCTGCGCAGCGGGGAGGACTTCTTCCTGGCCTTCTCGCCCGAGCGGGAGGACCCCGGGAACCGCGATTTCGGCACCACCAACACCCCGAAGGTGGTGGGCGGGGTGGACCCCGTTTCCGGCGACCTGGCCCAGGCACTCTACGCCCGGGTCATCGACCGGACCGTCCGGGTCTCGTCGGCGCGGGCCGCCGAGGCCTCCAAGCTCACCGAGAACATCTTCCGCGCGGTGAACATCGCCCTCGTCAACGAGTTGAAGATCATCTACCAGCGCATGGGGATCGACGTCTGGGAAGTCCTGGACGCCGCCGCGACCAAGCCCTTCGGCTTCATGCGGTTCAACCCCGGCCCCGGCTGGGGCGGGCACTGCATCCCCCTGGACCCGTTCTACCTCTCCTGGAAGGCCCGGGAATACGGCGAGGCGCCCAAGTTCATCGAGATCGCCGGCGACGTGAACGTCCAGATGCCCCGTTACGTGGTCGAGCGGCTGTCGCTGGCCCTCAACGATCGCCGGCGGCCCGTGAAGGGGAGCCGGGTCCTGGTGCTGGGCCTGGCCTACAAGAAGGACATCGACGACCCGCGGGAGAGCCCCGCGTTCGAGATCATCCACCTGCTCCTGGCCCTCGGCGCGGACGTCTCCTACCACGACCCCCACGTGCCGCACTCCCCCCGGATGCGATCCTGGCCCAGCCTGCCCGCCATGGACTCGCGGCCGCTGACGGCGGAGACCCTCGAAGGTTGCGACGCTGTCGTCATCGTGACGGACCACGCGGCGGTGGACTACGACCGGGTCCTCAGGCATGCGCCGCTGGTGGTGGACACCCGCGGGATCTACCGCGGGATTCACCCCAACGTGATCAAGGCCTGAGGACGGGGGGCTGCGGGATGAGCCGGATCCTGGTCACGGGTGCAGCGGGCTTCATCGGCTACCACCTGTCCGACCGCCTCCTGGGCGAGGGGCACGAGGTCACCGGGCTCGACAACCTCAACGACTACTACGACGTGAACCTGAAAACGGCCCGGCTGGCCCGGCTCGAGGGGCGCCCGGGCTTCCGCTTCGCCCGACTGGACCTGGCGGACCGCGCCGGCATGGACGCTCTCTTCGCCGGCCTGCGGCCCGAGCGGGTCGTCCACCTGGCCGCCCAGGCGGGGGTGCGCTACTCCCTGACCCACCCCCACGCCTACGTGGAGAGCAACCTCACCGGGTTCCTGAACGTGCTGGAAGGGTGCCGGCACCACGGGGTCGAACACCTGGTCTACGCATCCTCCAGCTCCGTCTACGGGGCGAACACCCTCATGCCCTTCTCGGTCCACCACAACGTGGACCACCCCGTGAGCCTCTACGCCGCCACGAAGAAGTCCAACGAACTCATGGCCCACGCCTACAGCCACCTCTACGGCATCCCGGTCACGGGCCTGCGCTTCTTCACGGTCTACGGGCCCTGGGGGCGTCCCGACATGGCCCTGTTCCTCTTCACCCGGGCCATCCTGGAGGGCCGGCCCATCGACGTCTTCAACCGCGGGGAGATGGAGCGCGACTTCACCTACATCGACGACATCGTGGAAGGGGTCGCCCGCGTCACGTTCCGGTTGCCCGGGGGCGACCCCGGCTGGACGGGGGACCGGCCCGACCCCGGGACGTCCCGGGCCCCCTACCGGCTCTACAACATCGGGAACAACCAGCCCGTCCGCCTGATGCGGCTCATCGAGGTCCTCGAGCACGCACTCGGGCGGACGGCCGAGAAGCGGTTCCTGCCCATGCAGCCGGGGGACGTGCCGGCCACGTGGGCCGACGTGGACGACCTCGCCCGGGACGCGGGCTTCCGCCCGCACACCCCCGTCGAGGAGGGCATCGCCCGCTTCGTGGCCTGGTACCGCGAGTATTACCACATTCCGGCGTAGCGCGGGGGACCGCGCACGCGAGGAGGGTCCATGATTCGGAAAGGCATCATCCTGGCCGGAGGCCACGGGACACGGCTGTGGCCCGTGACCCGGGCCGTCAGCAAGCAGCTCCTCCCGGTCTACGACAAGCCCATGATCTTCTACCCCCTGAGCGTCCTGATGATGGCGGGGATCCGCGACATCCTCGTGATCACCACCCCCCAGGACCGCCCGCAGTTCGAGAAGCTCCTCGAGGACGGGTCCCGCTGGGGCATCACCCTCCGCTACGTGATCCAGGAACACCCCAACGGGCTCGCCGAGGCCTTCCTGCTGGGGGAGGACTTCCTGGCGGGCGAGGCGGGCGCCCTGATCCTGGGGGACAACATCTTCTACGGCCACGGGATGGGAGAGATGCTCCAGCGCGCCGTCCGGCGGGAGTCGGGGGCCACCGTGTTCGCCTACTGGGTCCGTGACCCCGAGCGCTACGGCGTCGTCACCTTCGACGGGGGCGACCGGCCGGAGGCCATCGAGGAGAAGCCTCCAAAGCCCCGGTCCAACTGGGCGGTCACGGGGCTCTACTTCTACGATGCGGACGTGGTGCGCAAGGCCCGCGCCCTGAGCCCCTCCGCCCGCGGCGAACTGGAGATCACCGACCTCAACCGGGTCTACCTCGCGGCGGGCGCCCTGCACGTGGAGCGCCTGGGCCGCGGGTTCGCCTGGCTCGACACCGGCACGCCCGAAGCGCTGAACCAGGCCGCCAACTTCATCGAGACCATCGAGACGCGGCAGGGGCTCAAAGTGGGCTGCCCCGAGGAGATCGCCTGGCGGATGGGCTTCATCGACCGGGAGCGCCTGGCGGGCCTCGCCGCCGCCTACCGGGGAAACGACTACGGGGCTTACCTGTCCTCGCTGCTGGCCTGAGCCCGGGTCCGGGTTCCGGCACGGTTGCGCGAACCCCCGCGCTGTGATAAGGTGCCCCCAACCTTTCCTTTCGCGGAGGCGCCCCATGGAAACCCGCTTCGTCGAGAGTCCCGACGGGACCCGGATCGCCTACGAGGTGGACGGGTACGGCCCGCCCCTGGTCCTGCTCCACGGCGCCCTGTCCCAGGACCGTCACAGCTGGCGCGAGACCGGCTACGTGGAGAAGCTCCGCCGCTCCTTCACCGTCTTCACGCCCGACCTGCGGGGCCACGGGGAAAGCCCCTGCCCGCCGGATCCCGGTCGCTTCCACCTCGACCGCCTCCTGGAGGATGTCCTCGCCGTGGCCGACGCGGAGGGCGCGGACCGTTTCCGGCTCTGGGGGTTTTCCTTCGGCGCCACGATCGGGATGCGGCTGGCGGTCCGGACGAACCGCGTCAAGCGGGCCGTGCTCGGCGGTGCTTTTTTCGGCCCCGTCTTCACCCCGGCGTACGAGGAGCGGACCCGGGCCGTCTTCCGGGAGGTGGACCGCGCCCGGTCGGAGGGTGTGGCCATCGGGGCGGACCTCTCCCCCAACGAGCGGTGGCTGGCGGAATCCGGCCTCTACCCCCTCGCCCGCTCCCTCTTCCTGGCCATGTCGGCGTGGCCGCCCGTGGAGCCCCGTGAGGTGAAGTGCCCGATGTTCCTTTACGCCGGCGCCGAGTTCAAGACGGCCGCCGACGCGTACGCGCGCGACGCCGAGGCCATGCGGGCGGCCGGCGTGGAGTGGCGGGTCTGGGCGGGCCTCGACCACATGGCGGAGTTCTCACGCATCGACGTCACGTTCGACGAGGCTTTCGCCTTTCTTCACCAGGCCGGCGAACCTTGATCCATTTCAGGGAGGGGCACCGCGCGCAATCCTGTCGTCGAGGGTACCCGGATGAAAAGACTCCTTATCATCGGAACCGTCATGCTGGTCGGCCTCCCGTGGCTGCCGGCGGACTCCTGGACCGAGCTGTTCCCCCCGACGGTCCCCCCCGCCCGCTACGGGCACACCCTGACCCGGGTGGGCGACGTGCTCTACCTCTTCGGGGGCCGCGGCAACCCCCCGCCGGGTGCGAAGCCGGGGCCGGAATTGAACGATATTTGGAGTTTCAATAATGACTTGTTCGAAGGAATCGATGCCACTGCGCCTCCCCCCGTCCGCTTCGGGCACGGGGCGGCGGGGTCGGGCGGGAAGCTCTGGGTGGCTTTCGGCTTCGGCGACTTGTCCACCCGGGGGGATGCCCACGCCTTCGACCCGGCCGCCGGCAGCTGGGCCCCCGTGACGGCGGGGTCCGTCCCGGCGCGGTCCTTCCCTGCCCTGGCCCCGTTTCCCGACGGGAGCCTCTACCTCTTCGGGGGGCTCTCCTCGGACGGGAGCATCGCCCTCCCGGACCTCTGGCGTTTCAGCCCCGGCACCTCCGCCTGGAGCGTCCTGCTTTCCATGCCGGGGACCGGCCGGTACGGCGCCATGGGTTTCCAGGCGGGCGGGAAACTCTACGTCTTCGGGGGCGACGACATGAGCGCCTACTCGAGCGCCCTGTGGGTCTTCGACCCCGCATCGGGGGCCTGGAGCGACACCATGGCGTCCAACCCGCCGCCGGCGCGGGCGTTCGGGGCCGTGGCGTCCTCGGGCGACCGGGCGTGGGTGTTCGGAGGGGAAGACGCGGCGGGCAACCCGTTGCAGGACACGTGGGAATACAGCGTCGCCGGCAACGCATGGACCCGCAAGACCGACCTGCCGTTGCCCCTGGCGGGCGCGGCGGCGGCGATGCGGACGGAGGTCGGGAGCCCGGCCGTCCTGGTCTTCGGGGGACGCGGGCTGGGTGGGTTGGCGATGGCGAAGGTGTTTCTCTATCGGCCGGACGGGTCGCCGGCGGGGGACATCAACGGCGACGGGGTGGTGGACGCGGCGGACTACCTGCTGCTGGCCACGTTCCTGAGCGGGGTGCCGTCCCAGTGGGGTTTCGAGACCCCGGAGGCCGCAGACGTCAATGGGGACGGCGCGCTGGACGCCATGGACCTGGTGGCCCTGCTGCTGCTCCTGATTTGACCCCGGAGCGCGGCGGCCTGACGCCGCACTCCTGGGTCAGGCCTTCCGGCGCATCGCGGCGATTTCCCGGACCGCGTCGATGGCTGCCTGGACGTGTTCCTCGGTGTTGAAGGGGCCGATGCCGAAGCGGACGGCCCCGTGGATGGCGGTCGTGCCGATCCCTTCATGCACCAGGGGGGCGCAGTGGAGGCCGGTCCGGCAGGCGATGCCGTAGTCCACGTCCAGCAGGGTGCCGGTGTCCGCCGCTTCCAGGCCGTCCACGTTGAAAACCAGGACGCTGATGTGGTTTTCCAGGTCGTCCTGGCAGTAGAGGGTGACCCCGTCGATGGCGGCCAGCCCGTCCCGCAGCGTGCGGTTCAGGTGCGCCTCGTGGGCGCGGATGTTCTCCAGGCCCTGCTTCTGGACCCACCCGACCCCGGCTTTCAGCCCGGCGATCCCGGCCACGTTCGGCGTACCGTACTCCAGTCGGTAGGGGTACTCCTCCAGGTGCGTCTTGACGGCCGACCGGACCCCGGTGCCGCCGGCCCGGGTCAGGCGGATGTCGATCCCTTCCCGGACGCACAGCCCGCCGATCCCCGTGGGGCCCATGAGGGACTTGTGGCCCGTGAAGGCGATCACGTCGATGTTCTGGGCCGCCATGTCGATGGGGAGCATCCCCGCGGTCTGGGACGCGTCGATGAGGAAGGGGATGCCGCGCTCCCGGCAGCGGGCGCCGACGGCGGCGATGTCCTGGACCGTGCCGATGACGTTGGAGCCGTGGTTGACGGCCACCAGGCGCGTGTTGGGGCGGAAGGCCCGGGCGATGTCGTCGGGGTCCACGAACCCCCTGGCGTCGAAGGGGACGTAATCCACCTCGACCCCGTCCAGCGAGAGATGGTACAGCGGCCGCAGGACCGAGTTGTGCTCGAGGGTGGTGGTGATGGCGTGGTCCCCGGGCTTGAGCAGGCCGAAGATGGCGAGGTTGAGGGCGTCCGTGGAGTTGTAGGTGAAGACCAGGCGGTTCGGGTCGGTGCCGTTGAAGAATCGCGTCAGGATGCGCCGGGTGGTTTCCACCATCTCGCCGGTCTCCATGCAGAGATCGTACCCCGAACGTCCCGGGTTGACCCCGAACTGCCGGTAGAACTGGTCCATGTAGGTGTAGACCTCTTCGGGCTTGGGGAAGGACGTGGCGCCGTTGTCGAGGTAGATCAGGTTTTCCATGGGGCTCCTTCGGGGGAAGATCGCGATCCCGCCCGGGAGGCGCCGGTTCGGTGAAGGAACGGGCCCGGACGCCGGGCGAAATCTGATTGTAGGGCTTTTCTCCGTGATTTCAAGCAGGAAAAAAGGTAAAACCCACCCGGGAGCGGGGCAACTCCCCCGCCGGGGGCGGGACACGGGGTGACCCCCCGTCAACCTCGCGGGGGCCCGGCCGGAGGGGCCAGGGTGTTCAGGTCGAAATACCGGACCGAGGAACCGACCAGGTAGAGCCGGTGGTCCACCCGGCAGACCCAGTAGAAAAGGTCGGGGTCGGACCCGGCCCGGTAAATTGCGATCTCCCGGCCGTTCCGGGACGCCGTGACCCCCCTCAGCCGGCCGTCCCCGTCCGACTCGTGGGCGGCGCCGCCGGAGACCCGTTCGACCCGGATCGCCCAATCCCCGACCGGCGACAGCGAGCGGAAGGCCGCGTCGTCGACGACCTCGCCGACGGTCGATCCCCGCAGGCGTTCGATCTCGGACGCGAGGTTGGTCTCCACGAACGTGCCGTCGTTGACGAAGAAGTGGACCCGGTCGTCACCGGCGTCGGTGAGGTCGCCCGTGGCGGGGTCCGCCCTGCAGACCGTCTTGCGCAGCTCGGTCAGACCGTCGAGCTCTCCCCGCGCGGCCGCGGCCGCCAGGTCGTCGGCGCCGGGGGCGGGGCGATCGTCGGTGTAGAGCGTGACGCGGCCGTAGTACGTCAGGGGGGTCAGGCCGCCCGACCGGTCCACCCGGAAGGCCGCCGGGCGGTCCGAGCCCGGGGTGGAAAAGAGGGCGTAGACGCACTCGCCGCCGTACACGAAGCGGTTGACGGACAGGCGCCCCGGGTCGGGCAGGTCCACCGGCGTCACCCGCTCGCTCTCCAGGTCCACCAGGTAGAGCCGGCGGTTCTCCCAGGCGTTGTCGGCCACCACCGCTTTCCGGCCGTCGTCGAAGACCATGGCCACCTTGGGGCCGAAGTCGGTGAGCTGCCGGAAGGTGCCCCGGTGGACCGTCCGCCACCCCGGCGCATCCCCTCCGCCGGGCGTCGAGAGGCACCCGGCCGCCGCCGCGCCGAACAGCATCACCAGAACGACCTGACCAAGATTCCACCATTCCTGCTGATTCATCCTGCTCTCCCGCCATCGTATTTTCGCTCCCCGGCCGGTTTCGTCCCGGGAAAGGGCCGGCCGTGGGGAGAACGACAAGGACCGAAAGGACCAAAAGGACGTAAAGGACCAAAAGGACTTATGGGACGCCGGGGGTTAAACCTCATTGATCTGTCTTGATCTGTCTCTATCCGTGTTCATCTGTGTTCATCCGTGGTTATCCGTGGTTATCCGTTGCCGGGTGTTCACAGGCGGATGAGGGGTTCGAGGTCGACCGGGTCGGGGTCGCCCTCGTAGAGGACCTTCTCCAGGAAGAGGCCGGAGGGGGCCGCCGTCAGGCGGGCCGGCTCGGGGGAAGGCGCTGACAGGAACCGCGCGACGTCCTTCTCGGAATGGTCCCCCCGCCCGATGGCCACCAGCACGCCGACCATCCGGCGGACCATCTTCCAGAGGAAGTGGGACCCCCGGAAGCGGAAAAGGATGAGGTCCCCCGCCTCCCGGACCCGCGCCTCGTCGAGGGCGACGAGGGAGGACTTGTCCCCCGCCCGGGCGTCCATGAAGGAGCGGAAGTCGTGGAAGCCCTCGAAACGGCGGGCGCAGCGCGCCATCCGGGCGACGTCGAGGGGTTGCCGGACCCACCAGACGAAGCGCTTCGCCAGGGCGGTCCGACGCCGGGACACCTGGTAGAGGTAGACCCGTGCCCGGGCGTCCTTGCGGGCGTGAAAACCCGGCGGGGCCTTGGAAAGTTCGAGGACGTGGATGTCCGGGGGCAGCGCGTCGTTGAGGGCCAGGCGGAGGCGCTCCGGGGCCAGGGCGGTGTCGGCGTCCAGGTGGGCGGCCTGCCCGAGGGCGTGGACCCCCGCGTCGGTCCGCCCGGCGCCCTGCAGGTCGAGGGCGTCCGTCCCCAGGGCGCGCCGGGCCGCCGCCAGGATCTCCCCCTGGACCGACCGGGCGTTGGCCTGCACCTGCCACCCGCGGTACCGCGTGCCTTCGTACTCTAGGACAAGTTTGAACCGGGGCATGGGGTCACTCCCGCCTTTTCGGACGTTTCTCTCGCGCAAAGGTGCAGAGTCGGGTGCAGAAGCCTTTATGGTTGAAAGGCATGATCAATCTTCCCATATCGCTGGTCTTCCATAGAAGAACTTGAATCTCCCGTTTGCTATATTGATAGAGTCCTGCGTAATGTATATCACCCGCTCCGGGTTCTTTATTCCTTTTGCCTCAACCAGGAATCTCTTTTTATCCCTGCTGAGGTACCCTTTGAAATCGTAGTTTTTCAATACGAAATGATTGTCGGCAATGACCGGATTGCCCAGCTTCCAGGGCTTATATTTCTCTTCAAGATACCCGAGGTATATGTGGTCCAGATCCGTGTATTCCTTGTGCCTGAGGTAGTGGTCTTGCTGGTTGAACAGAATTTCGGAAAGCAGTTGTTGTGCAAACTGATCGTCAGACCACTGCAGGGAACAGGACACCTCGAACGCCATCCAGACGGAAATCACGAGGAAAACCGCCAGAACGCCAACGAGGACCTTGTCGTATGTTTTCATCACCGGCCTCGTTCGTGTGGTTCGTGTCGTTCGTGGTTGAAAACCGGTCTTTCGGGGGTCAGCTCTCGCCCAGGCGCTTGATGAAGCCTTTCTTGTCGATGTAGAAGTCCGGGGGGAGCTTCTCCTCCACCTTCTTGCGGAAGCCGGTCACCTTCCACTTGAGGTCCTTGAGCAGTTCCAGGACCCGGCGCTGGACCCGCGGCTTCTCCTCGTCGGCGGTCAGCAGGGCCAGGAAGGCGTCCCGGACGCGTTCTTCCTCTTCCACGTGCCGGGAAAGGATGTCCAGCGAGCCCACCACCACGTCGTCGTTGGGGTCGGCCAGGAACGGCAGGAGGGCGTCCACGATGCCGGGGCCGCTGTACTCCCCGAGCGCGGCGATGAGGTCGGTCTTCTTTTCCGGCGCCCGGTTGTACTCGGGGGCGAAATCTTTCAGGGAGTTCATGATGTGGGCCCGGCAGGCCTCGTCCCCCGCGATTTCCCGCAGCAGGCGGAGCGGGTAGACCAGGCTCTCCTTCTCCCGGATGTAGCGCAGGATGGCCGGCACCGCCTCCTCTCCCCGCTCCAGGACCAGGTGGTAGACGTGGCGCTTCTCCTCCTCGTCCTCGATGATCTGGGGCGACTGGAAACCGAAGCGCTGCAGGAGGCCGAAGATCGCGTCCTCCCCCTCCATGTTGCCCAGTTCGTCGGCGGCGGCGTAGCGCTCGTAGGACTGGGCGAACTTCTGGCAGAGCCGGCGGACCAGCTTGTCGTACTTGCGCTTGTCCTGCTTTTCGCGGTACTGGGAGAAAAAGTCCTTGAGCCCCACGTTTACCTCCGTACGCGATCCAGCTCGCTGAAGAAGTAGGCGATTTCGAAGCGTGCCGTCTCCGGGGCGTCGGAGCCGTGGACGGCGTTTCGCGCGATGCCGGCGCCGAAACGCTTGCGGATGGTCCCCTCCGACGCCTCCGCGGGGTTGGTGGGCCCCATGAGGTCGCGCCAGCGGGCGATGGCGTTTTCCGCCTCCAGGACCATGACCAGGACGGGCCCCTCGGTCATGAAGGCCGTCAGCGAGGGGAAGAAGGGGCGTTCGCGATGGACCTGGTAGAAACCCTCCGCCTGCTCCCGGGTCAGGTGGACGAGCCGGACCGCCGACAGGCCGAAGCCGGCCTCGAGGATCATGTCCAGGATCTTTCCGGCCGCACGGGCCTTCATGGCGTCCGGCTTGACGATGGCCAGGGTTTGTTCCGTCATGTTGATTCCTTTCCGGTGAAAGTCTTTCCCGGTGTCCCCTCGCGGGGCCGGTCCGCCACTATACGCCGGAACGGGGGGCTTTGCAAGGAGGGAGAAACGGGGGCCCGTGCGCCGGGGTGACCGGCGGGTATTCGTCACCCGGGTCCGGCAGGGCCCGGCAAGCCGCCCGCGCGTGCGGCCGGGGATCACTTCCCGTCGGCGGGCTTCTTGCCTTCCGGTTTCTCTTTCGGCGGTTCCGTTGCCGCCGACCGGGGAGCGGGAGGCGCCGGCTTCGCGGCCCAGGCCTCGAACAGTTCCCTCACCAGTTCGTCCAGGGCCTCGTTCGCCTTCTTCCCGGCGATGTTGGCCAGGAGGACCACCGCGAAGTCCGCCTTCGGGTCGAGGTGGACCTGGGCGATGTTCATCCCGTTGGAGCCGCTGTGGCAGAGGATGGGGTCGGGGTGGAAGTCCCGCACCCGCTCGCCCCAGCCGAGGGCGTACTTGCCGCCGGCCGGGGTGCCGACGGGGGCGTCCGCCGGCGGGGGAATGGTCACGACGGCGGTGTGGAGCCTTTTCAGGGTCTCCGGTTTCACGAGGGCGGGGCCGCGCTTTCCCTCCCCCGCGTTCCATCCCGCCCACCGGGCGAAGTCCAGGACAGACATGTGGGCGATCCCCGCGGGGCCGATCACCGCGGGGTTGTCGGACAGGGGTCCCGCCAGCAGCGGTTTGATCTTCCCGTTCACCACGGCGTGCGGGAGGGGGGCGTCCGTCCGGCCCGGGGTCGACTGCGTCCCGAGGCCGGCCGTGCGAAGGTTCAGGGGACGGAAGATCCGGTCGAAGATCAGCTCGTCCCACGTCTTCCCCTCGAGACGCTCGATCATGGCGCCCACGATGACGTAGTTGAGGTTGGAGTACTCGAACGTCCCGCCGGGCTTGCCGGGCATCGGAAGGGCCGCCCACCGGCGGACCAGCCAGGCCCGTATCTCGTCGAGGTTACCCACCGGCCAGTCGTCGGAGACCTCCGTCAGGGCCATGTAAGGAACGGCGTCCCTGGACAGGTTGTCGCTGGGGAGACCGCTGGTGTGGGAAAGCAGCTGCTCGAGCGTCAGCCGGGTGAAGACCGGGTCGGCATTTTCGCCGAGGTCGGGAAAGACGTCCCCGACGGTGGAGTCCCACCGGAGTTTCCCCTGGTCCACCAGGATGGCCGCCAGGGTGGCGGTCATGGCCTTGGTGTCGGAGCCCAGGTGGAACCGGTCGCTGGGGGTCACCGGGATGTTCTCGCCCCACCGCCGGGTGCCCACCGCCCCCGCGGCGACGATCCTCCCGTCCTTCACGACGGCGGCGGCCAGGGCCGGGATCTCGTACTTCGCCAGGTACGGTTTCAAGACGGGGTCCAGCGAGGCCTGGGCCGGTGCGGCCACGCAGAGGAGGGCCAGCGCCAGGGTCGCGACCCCGGCCGACCGGCTGATTCGGGTGTTACTCATCGTGCTGCCTCCGGCGGGAAGTGCGCGTTTCGCGGTCCCTTCCGGGATGGGAGCCCCGGAACGGGTGAATGGCGCGGAAAAGGCAGGGAACGCCGTCGCTCGGCGCCCCCTGCCGGTTTGTGTCCTCCCGGACCTGGGTTCAGGCGGAGCTAGCGACGGGATCCACCGCCGCCCCCGGAGCGGCCGCCGCCGGAGGAGCCGCCCCCCGAGCGCCCTCCCCCGGAGAAGCCGCCGCCGGAGCGACCGCCCGGGGACCCGCCGGAATACGACCGGCCCCCGGAGGAGCCGCCCGAGTAAGACCGGCCGCCGGAGTAGCCCCCCGAGTAAGACCGGCCGCCGGAGGAGCCGCCCGAGTAGGACCGGCCGCCGGAGGAGCCGCCCGAGTAGGACCGGCCGCCGGAGTAGCCCCCGGAGTAGGACCGGCCGCCGGAGGAGCCGCCCGAGTAGGACCGCCCCCCGTACGAACCGCCCCCGTACGACGGCCGGCTCCCCGAGTAGGATCGCCCGGATCCCGTGCCGTAACCGGCGTAGGAGGAGCGCCCGCCCGCGGAGTATCCCCGGCTGGTGGAACGGTCGCCGCCGGTGGACCGGCTGCCGTAGGCGGACCGGCTCCCGGCGTAGCTCCGGCCGGTG
The sequence above is drawn from the Acidobacteriota bacterium genome and encodes:
- the ndk gene encoding nucleoside-diphosphate kinase, translating into MTEQTLAIVKPDAMKARAAGKILDMILEAGFGLSAVRLVHLTREQAEGFYQVHRERPFFPSLTAFMTEGPVLVMVLEAENAIARWRDLMGPTNPAEASEGTIRKRFGAGIARNAVHGSDAPETARFEIAYFFSELDRVRR
- a CDS encoding aminotransferase class V-fold PLP-dependent enzyme, whose protein sequence is MENLIYLDNGATSFPKPEEVYTYMDQFYRQFGVNPGRSGYDLCMETGEMVETTRRILTRFFNGTDPNRLVFTYNSTDALNLAIFGLLKPGDHAITTTLEHNSVLRPLYHLSLDGVEVDYVPFDARGFVDPDDIARAFRPNTRLVAVNHGSNVIGTVQDIAAVGARCRERGIPFLIDASQTAGMLPIDMAAQNIDVIAFTGHKSLMGPTGIGGLCVREGIDIRLTRAGGTGVRSAVKTHLEEYPYRLEYGTPNVAGIAGLKAGVGWVQKQGLENIRAHEAHLNRTLRDGLAAIDGVTLYCQDDLENHISVLVFNVDGLEAADTGTLLDVDYGIACRTGLHCAPLVHEGIGTTAIHGAVRFGIGPFNTEEHVQAAIDAVREIAAMRRKA
- a CDS encoding nucleotide sugar dehydrogenase, producing the protein MNQHAEMLKHRIESHEARVGIVGLGYVGLPLALAFAAKGFEVLGFDIDPGKIEALEAGRPYIQHLDWPRVDRAVRDGLLKATTDFARLGEPDALLICVPTPLTPQREPDMTYIVQTAEQIRKSLRPGQLVVLESTTYPGTTDDLLRGLLEKSGLRSGEDFFLAFSPEREDPGNRDFGTTNTPKVVGGVDPVSGDLAQALYARVIDRTVRVSSARAAEASKLTENIFRAVNIALVNELKIIYQRMGIDVWEVLDAAATKPFGFMRFNPGPGWGGHCIPLDPFYLSWKAREYGEAPKFIEIAGDVNVQMPRYVVERLSLALNDRRRPVKGSRVLVLGLAYKKDIDDPRESPAFEIIHLLLALGADVSYHDPHVPHSPRMRSWPSLPAMDSRPLTAETLEGCDAVVIVTDHAAVDYDRVLRHAPLVVDTRGIYRGIHPNVIKA
- a CDS encoding alpha/beta fold hydrolase → METRFVESPDGTRIAYEVDGYGPPLVLLHGALSQDRHSWRETGYVEKLRRSFTVFTPDLRGHGESPCPPDPGRFHLDRLLEDVLAVADAEGADRFRLWGFSFGATIGMRLAVRTNRVKRAVLGGAFFGPVFTPAYEERTRAVFREVDRARSEGVAIGADLSPNERWLAESGLYPLARSLFLAMSAWPPVEPREVKCPMFLYAGAEFKTAADAYARDAEAMRAAGVEWRVWAGLDHMAEFSRIDVTFDEAFAFLHQAGEP
- a CDS encoding beta-lactamase family protein; amino-acid sequence: MSNTRISRSAGVATLALALLCVAAPAQASLDPVLKPYLAKYEIPALAAAVVKDGRIVAAGAVGTRRWGENIPVTPSDRFHLGSDTKAMTATLAAILVDQGKLRWDSTVGDVFPDLGENADPVFTRLTLEQLLSHTSGLPSDNLSRDAVPYMALTEVSDDWPVGNLDEIRAWLVRRWAALPMPGKPGGTFEYSNLNYVIVGAMIERLEGKTWDELIFDRIFRPLNLRTAGLGTQSTPGRTDAPLPHAVVNGKIKPLLAGPLSDNPAVIGPAGIAHMSVLDFARWAGWNAGEGKRGPALVKPETLKRLHTAVVTIPPPADAPVGTPAGGKYALGWGERVRDFHPDPILCHSGSNGMNIAQVHLDPKADFAVVLLANIAGKKANEALDELVRELFEAWAAKPAPPAPRSAATEPPKEKPEGKKPADGK
- a CDS encoding NAD-dependent epimerase — translated: MSRILVTGAAGFIGYHLSDRLLGEGHEVTGLDNLNDYYDVNLKTARLARLEGRPGFRFARLDLADRAGMDALFAGLRPERVVHLAAQAGVRYSLTHPHAYVESNLTGFLNVLEGCRHHGVEHLVYASSSSVYGANTLMPFSVHHNVDHPVSLYAATKKSNELMAHAYSHLYGIPVTGLRFFTVYGPWGRPDMALFLFTRAILEGRPIDVFNRGEMERDFTYIDDIVEGVARVTFRLPGGDPGWTGDRPDPGTSRAPYRLYNIGNNQPVRLMRLIEVLEHALGRTAEKRFLPMQPGDVPATWADVDDLARDAGFRPHTPVEEGIARFVAWYREYYHIPA
- the rfbA gene encoding glucose-1-phosphate thymidylyltransferase RfbA — protein: MIRKGIILAGGHGTRLWPVTRAVSKQLLPVYDKPMIFYPLSVLMMAGIRDILVITTPQDRPQFEKLLEDGSRWGITLRYVIQEHPNGLAEAFLLGEDFLAGEAGALILGDNIFYGHGMGEMLQRAVRRESGATVFAYWVRDPERYGVVTFDGGDRPEAIEEKPPKPRSNWAVTGLYFYDADVVRKARALSPSARGELEITDLNRVYLAAGALHVERLGRGFAWLDTGTPEALNQAANFIETIETRQGLKVGCPEEIAWRMGFIDRERLAGLAAAYRGNDYGAYLSSLLA
- the truA gene encoding tRNA pseudouridine(38-40) synthase TruA, which gives rise to MPRFKLVLEYEGTRYRGWQVQANARSVQGEILAAARRALGTDALDLQGAGRTDAGVHALGQAAHLDADTALAPERLRLALNDALPPDIHVLELSKAPPGFHARKDARARVYLYQVSRRRTALAKRFVWWVRQPLDVARMARCARRFEGFHDFRSFMDARAGDKSSLVALDEARVREAGDLILFRFRGSHFLWKMVRRMVGVLVAIGRGDHSEKDVARFLSAPSPEPARLTAAPSGLFLEKVLYEGDPDPVDLEPLIRL